The proteins below are encoded in one region of Girardinichthys multiradiatus isolate DD_20200921_A chromosome 19, DD_fGirMul_XY1, whole genome shotgun sequence:
- the ezra gene encoding LOW QUALITY PROTEIN: ezrin a (The sequence of the model RefSeq protein was modified relative to this genomic sequence to represent the inferred CDS: inserted 1 base in 1 codon): MPKLVNVRVTTMDAELEFSFQASTKGRQLFEQVAKTIGLREIWYFGLQFVDSRGLVTWLQADKTVLSQDVKKETPLQFKLRVYFYPEDVNEELIQDITRKLFFLQVKEDILSDEIYCPPETAVLLASYAVQAKFGEFDKSVHQRGYLSSERLLPKRVLDQHKLSMEQWEERIQVWHEEHKSMLKEEATIEYLKIAQDLEMFGVNYFEIKNKKGTDLWLGVDALGLNIYPKEDRLTPKIGFPWSEIKNVSFKEKKFLIKPLEKKSADFMFYVPHPRVNKGIMQLSMGNHALYVRRRKADNIEVQQMKAQAKQERLQKKMERDQLEGEKSKRERIEREKKQMEKEKQELMMKLYEFEETTKRAERELQEQLDRAMRLEEERRRVEQEAARLEAERMEAIIAKEELARQAEEQMKSQEQLAAELAEYTAKITELEEARRAKEMEAETWHMKAEEVEQSLLKTKEELQSLDPLPPHPPHPPXSDNESDHEHSEENSTHSAELQTQGITDHHMEEERQIQTERNVCMNKQLMDLRSDLELAKSDGMKTHNDLLHAENVRAGRNKYKTLRQIRLGNTKQRVDEFEAL, translated from the exons ATGCCAAAGCTG GTCAATGTCCGTGTCACTACAATGGACGCAGAGCTGGAGTTTTCCTTTCAGGCCAGCACCAAAGGAAGGCAACTGTTTGAACAG GTTGCCAAGACGATTGGGTTGCGTGAGATTTGGTACTTTGGCCTTCAGTTTGTGGACAGCAGAGGACTTGTCACGTGGCTGCAGGCTGACAAGACA GTGTTATCTCAGGATGTAAAGAAAGAGACACCCCTGCAGTTCAAACTCAGGGTCTACTTTTATCCTGAGGACGTGAACGAGGAGCTCATCCAGGACATCACCAggaagctcttcttcctgcaggTGAAGGAGGACATCCTGTCAGACGAGATCTACTGTCCTCCGGAGACCGCGGTGCTGCTGGCCTCCTACGCCGTCCAGGCAAAGTTCGGAGAGTTTGACAAGTCAGTGCACCAGCGGGGCTACCTCTCCTCTGAGCGTCTGCTCCCTAAAAG AGTGCTGGATCAACACAAGCTGTCAATGGAACAGTGGGAAGAGAGAATCCAGGTTTGGCACGAGGAGCACAAATCCATGCTGAA GGAAGAGGCAACGATTGAGTATCTAAAGATTGCTcaggatttggaaatgttcGGTGTTAATTACTTTGAGATCAAGAACAAGAAGGGCACAGACCTGTGGCTTGGAGTCGATGCCTTAGGGCTCAACATCTATCCAAAGGAGGACAG gCTCACCCCAAAAATTGGATTTCCGTGGAGTGAAATTAAAAACgtttcttttaaagaaaagaaGTTTCTCATCAAGCCTTTAGAGAAGAAATCTGCA GACTTCATGTTCTATGTTCCACATCCGCGTGTCAACAAGGGCATCATGCAACTTTCTATGGGCAACCATGCCCTCTATGTTCGCCGCCGCAAGGCAGACAACATTGAGGTTCAACAGATGAAGGCTCAGGCCAAACAGGAGAGGCTCCAGAAGAAGATGGAGAG GGATCAGCTCGAAGGCGAGAAGAGTAAGAGAGAAAGGATTGAGAGGGAGAAAAAGcagatggagaaagaaaagcaGGAGCTGATGATGAAGCTCTACGAGTTTGAAGAGACTACTAAGAGAGCAGAGCGAG AGCTTCAGGAGCAGCTGGACCGGGCCATGAggctggaggaggagaggaggagggtggaGCAGGAGGCGGCCCGGCTGGAGGCTGAGAGGATGGAGGCCATAATTGCCAAGGAGGAGCTGGCCAGGCAAGCTGAGGAGCAGATGAAGAGccaggagcagctg GCTGCAGAGTTGGCAGAGTACACTGCCAAGATCACTGAACTGGAGGAGGCCAGAAGAGCAAAGGAGATGGAAGCTGAGACATGGCACATGAAG GCTGAAGAAGTGGAGCAGAGCCTGTTAAAGACAAAGGAAGAGCTGCAAAGT CTAGATCCTCTTCCTCCacatcctcctcatcctc cttcaGACAACGAGAGTGACCACGAGCACAGCGAAGAAAACAGCACCCACAGCGCAGAGCTGCAGACGCAGGGCATCACTGACCACCACATGGAGGAGGAGCGACAAATCCAGACTGAGAGGAACGTATGCATGAACAAGCAGCTGATG GACCTGCGCTCGGATCTGGAGTTGGCCAAAAGCGATGGCATGAAGACCCATAACGACCTGCTTCATGCTGAGAACGTCCGTGCAGGACGCAACAAGTACAAAACCCTCCGTCAGATCCGCCTGGGCAACACCAAGCAGAGGGTCGATGAGTTTGAGGCCTTGTAG